A genomic stretch from Halichoerus grypus chromosome 5, mHalGry1.hap1.1, whole genome shotgun sequence includes:
- the SPEN gene encoding msx2-interacting protein isoform X2 has product MVRETRHLWVGNLPENVREEKIIEHFKRYGRVESVKILPKRGSEGGVAAFVDFVDIKSAQKAHNSVNKMGDRDLRTDYNEPGTIPSAARGLDDTVSIASRSREVSGFRGGGGGPAYGPPPSLHAREGRYERRLDGASDNRERAYEHSAYGHHERGTGGFDRTRHYDQDYYRDPRERTLQHGLYYTSRSRSPNRFDAHDPRYEPRAREQFTLPSVVHRDIYRDDITREVRGRRPERNYQHSRSRSPHSSQSRNQSPQRLASQASRPTRSPSGSGSRSRSSSSDSISSSSSTSSDSTDSSSSSSDDSPARSVQSAAVPAPTSQLLSSLEKDEPRKSFGIKVQNLPVRSTETESENEFRPLDERIDEFHPKATRTLFIGNLEKTTTYHDLRNIFQRFGEIVDIDIKKVNGVPQYAFLQYCDIASVCKAIKKMDGEYLGNNRLKLGFGKSMPTNCVWLDGLSSNVSDQYLTRHFCRYGPVVKVVFDRLKGMALVLYNEIEYAQAAVKETKGRKIGGNKIKVDFANRESQLAFYHCMEKSGQDIRDFYEMLAERREERRGSYDYSQDRTYYENVRTPGTYPEDSRRDYPARGREFYSEWETYQGDYYESRYYDDPREYRDYRNDPYEQDIREYSYRQRERERERERFESDRDRDHERRPIERSQSPVHLRRPQSPGASPSQSERLPSDSERRIYSRSSDRSGSCSSLSPPRYDKLDKSRLERYTKNEKTDKERTFDPERVERERRLIRKEKVEKDKTEKQKRKGKVHSPSSQSSETDQENEREQSPEKSRSSNKLSREKADKEGIAKNRLELMPCVVLTRVKEKEGKVIDHTSLEKLKARLDNDNAKSSALDQKLQVCQTEPTKSDLSKLESVRMKVPKEKGLSSHIEVVDKEGRLKPRKHLKPEQTADGVSAVDLEKLEARKRRFADSNLKAERQKSEVKKSSPELEDARVLLKKQPDLSSRDVILLREGESERKPVRKEILKRESKKIKLDRLNAVPSPKDCQELASVSVGTGSRPNSDLQVRLGELVCESVENQEIQSKKPIPSKPQLKQLQLLDDQGPEREDIRKNYCSLRDETLECKSSQEKPHSVNTEEKIGIDIDHTQSYRKQMEQSRRKQQMEMEIAKSEKFGSPKKDVDEYERRSLVHEVGKPPQDVTDDSPPSKKKRMDHIDFDTCTKRERNYRSSRQISEDSERTGGSPSIRHGSFHEEDDPVGSPRLMSVKGSPKADEKGLPYSNITVREESLKFNPYDSSRREQMADMAKIKLSVLNSEDELNRWDSQMKQDASRFDVSFPNSIIKRESLRKRSVRDLEPGEVPSDSDEDGEHKSHSPRASALYESSRLSFLLRDREDKLRERDERLSSSLERNKFYSFALDKTITPDTKALLERAKSLSSSREENWSFLDWDSRFANFRNNKDKEKVDSAPRPIPSWYMKKKKIRTDSEGKMDDKKDDHKEEEQERQELFASRFLHSSIFEQDSKRLQHLERKDEESDFISGRLYGRQTSDGANSTADVVQEPVVLFHSRFMELTRMQQKEKEKDQKPKEVEKQEDTEDPPETPESATESKESELKTPPPIGPPAVTAVVPESASSSLEKTTASDKAGEVPLVTEEKPREPASTSEEAKPVSEQAATTVQQTQQVDLPSAVDTSKDAAGAPLAVEEDSSADQLPYLDTKPPTPGASFSQVEVTTDPEPDGTQPLSKPTQKPEEADEPKVEKPNSAANVEPSANQKAEVVPEVQPQASEDTEVDPPVATKEKKPNKSKRSKTPIQAAAASTVEKPVTRKSERIDREKLKRSSSPRGEAQKLLELKMEAEKITRTASKNSAADPEHPEPSLPLSRTRRRNVRSVYATMGDHESRSPVKEPMEQPRVTRKRLERELQEAAAVPTTPRRGRPPKTRRRAEEDEETEVKEPVETLKPAEGWRSPRAQKSGAAGGPQGKRGKNEPKGDAERLEAAAEVSVKENNTKSKADKEEAGSEQKRDKKEISTDRNAPEAPAVEVVEKKTAPEKNSKSKRGRSRNSRSAVDRSANLKNVDTGVSPSVAAGAAGLAGEKEAEVVAGPAEKSESPQKEGSLSSQLNSDPAPPDKVAEEEEGVSASAPPPEPSQSAKQTELEQAVENIAKLTEAASAAFKAAAAGAPEGLSTEDGDKPAHQASETELAAAIGSIINDISGEAENFPAAAPYPAESQTDPQARSQAPQPPGEGMEPETDEAVSGILETEAATESSGPPASAPDPSADPADTKEAGGNSSGTSQPVPEAKGSKEAEVTLARKEKGRQKSSRSRRKRNTNKKPGGTAETHIPEPDQVQCKSPATDEGTAVPPPETPQEEQQREKPQCTPPESCASDPSETPSVENLPQESGVEEKTPTRASALPDLPPPSQPAPVEDEPQARFKVHSIIESDPVTPPSDSSTPTPTIPSVTAAKLPPPVASGGAPHQSPPTKVTEWITRQEEPRAQSTPSPALPPDTKASDIDTSSSTLRKILMDPKYVSATGITSTSVTAAIAEPVSAAPCLHELPPLPPVEPKKPPLEEKPAAPAPNTSDTQAPEVPVAAEKEKVAPVIAPKITSVISRMPVSIDLENSQKITLAKPAPQTLTGLVSALTGLVNVSLVPVNALTGPVNALKGPVKGSVATLKGLVNTPAGPVNVLKGPVNVLTGPVNVLAAPVNAAAGTVNAAAVGTVNAAAGAMNAGAVTVTAGAVTAASGSATATSTGAVTVAGAVVTPSAKGKPRPSTNENSRFHPGSMSVIDDRPADAGSGAGLRVNTSEGVVLLSYSGQKTEGPQRISAKISQIPPASAMDIEFQQSVSKSQVKPDSVAPSQPSPKGPQAPSGFANVATHSTLVLTAQTYNASPVISSVKADRPSLEKPEPIHLSVSAPVTQGGTVKVLTQGINTPPVLVHNQLVLTPSIVTTNKKLADPVTLKIETKVLQPANLGSALNPHHPPALPSKLPAEVNHVASGPSTPTDRTVSHLAATKPDAHSPRPSGPAPSPFPRACHPSSTTSTALSTNATVMLAAGIPVPQFISSIHPEQSVIMPPHSITQTVSLSHLSQGEVRMNTPTLPSITYSIRPETLHSPRAPLQPQQIEVRAPQRAGTPQPAAAGVPALAPQHPPEEEVHYHLPVARAAAPVQSEVLVMQSEYRLHPYTVPRDVRIMVHPHVTAVSEQPRAADGVVKGPPASKVPQQPGKDAAKTAEAKAAPAPAPHGEARILTVTPSNQLQGLPLTPPVVVTHGVQIVHSSGELFQEYRYGDIRTYHGPAQLTHTQFPAAASIGLPPRTKAAAQGPAPEGEPLQPTQPAQSTQPAQPVQSAQPAQPTQPSQLGQPGQPPSSKMPQVSQEAKGTQTGVEQPRLPTVPAARPAEPHAQVQRAQAETSQTSYPSPVSVSMKPDLPAPLPAQAAPKQPLFVPTTSSPSTPPGLALTHTEAQPAPKPDSSPHLTSQRPVDMVQLLKKYPIVWQGLLALKNDTAAVQLHFVSGNNVLAHRSLPLSEGGPPLRIAQRMRLEASQLEGVARRMTVETDYCLLLALPCGRDQEDVVSQTESLKAAFITYLQAKQAAGIINVPNPGSNQPAYVLQIFPPCEFSESHLSRLAPDLLASVSNISPHLMIVIASV; this is encoded by the exons AAACGGAAAGTGAAAATGAATTTCGTCCTTTGGATGAAAGGATAGATGAATTTCACCCCAAAGCAACAAGAACCCTCTTCATTGGCAACCTTGAAAAAACCACTACTTACCATGACCTTCGCAACATCTTCCAGCGCTTTGGAGAAATTGTG GATATTGATATTAAGAAAGTAAATGGAGTTCCTCAGTATGCATTCTTGCAATACTGTGATATTGCCAGTGTTTGTAAGGCTATTAAGAAGATGGATGGGGAGTACCTTGGAAATAATCGCCTCAAG CTGGGTTTTGGAAAAAGCATGCCTACAAACTGTGTGTGGTTAGACGGGCTTTCTTCAAACGTGTCGGATCAGTATTTAACACGACATTTCTGCCGATATGGGCCTGTGGTAAAG gTGGTGTTTGACCGCTTAAAAGGCATGGCCCTGGTTCTCTACAATGAAATTGAATATGCACAAGCAGCTGTAAAAGAGACCAAGGGGAGGAAAATCGGTGGGAATAAAATTAAG gtggACTTTGCAAATCGGGAAAGTCAGCTGGCATTTTATCACTGTATGGAAAAATCTGGTCAAGATATTAGAGACTTTTATGAAATGTTAGCAGAAAGaag AGAGGAACGAAGGGGATCTTATGACTATAGCCAAGATCGTACATATTATGAGAATGTTCGTACTCCGGGCACATATCCTGAGGATTCCAGACGGGACTATCCAGCCCGAGGGAGAGAATTTTATTCAGAATGGGAAACTTACCAGGGAGACTACTACGAATCACGATACTATGATGATCCTCGAGAATACAGGGATTACAGAAATGATCCTTATGAACAAGATATTCGGGAGTACAGTTACAGGCAAAGGGAACGAGAGAGAGAACGCGAAAGGTTTGAGTCTGACCGGGACAGAGACCATGAGAGGAGGCCCATTGAGCGCAGTCAGAGCCCAGTGCACTTGCGACGCCCACAGAGTCCTGGAGCATCTCCCTCGCAGTCGGAGCGGTTGCCAAGTGATTCTGAAAGGAGGATTTACAGCCGATCCTCAGACCGGAGCGGGAGCTGTAGCTCACTTTCCCCTCCAAGATATGATAAACTTGACAAATCTCGTTTGGAACGCtatactaaaaatgaaaagacGGATAAAGAAAGGACTTTCGATCCTGAGAGAGTGGAAAGAGAGAGACGCTtaataaggaaggaaaaagtggaaaaggacaaaactgaaaagcagaaaCGAAAAGGAAAAGTTCATTCCCCTAGTTCTCAGTCTTCAGAGACAGaccaagaaaatgagagagaacagAGCCCTGAAAAATCAAGGAGTTCTAATAAATTGAGCAGAGAGAAAGCTGACAAAGAAGGAATAGCAAAAAACCGCCTGGAGCTCATGCCCTGTGTGGTTTTGACTcgagtgaaagagaaagaggggaaagtTATTGACCACACTTCtttggaaaagctgaaagccaGGCTTGATAATGACAATGCCAAGTCTTCTGCCCTAGATCAGAAACTTCAGGTCTGTCAAACGGAGCCTACAAAGTCTGACTTGTCTAAACTGGAATCTGTTCGAATGAAAGTGCCAAAGGAAAAGGGACTGTCTAGCCACATCGAAGTGGTAGATAAGGAAGGTAGGCTTAAGCCCAGGAAGCACCTAAAACCAGAGCAGACTGCTGACGGGGTCAGCGCTGTAGATTTGGAGAAACTGGAAGCAAGGAAGAGGCGTTTTGCAGATTCCAATCTGAAAGCAGAAAGGCAAAAATCAGAAGTCAAGAAAAGTAGTCCAGAGTTGGAGGACGCTCGGGTCCTTTTAAAAAAGCAGCCTGACCTATCATCTAGAGATGTCATTCTGCTGAGGGAAGGAGAGTCAGAAAGAAAGCCTGTGAGGAAAGAAATTCTTAAACGagaatctaaaaaaatcaaactagaCAGACTTAATGCTGTTCCCAGCCCCAAAGACTGTCAGGAGCTTGCCAGTGTTTCTGTTGGGACTGGCTCAAGGCCCAACTCAGACCTGCAAGTGAGGCTGGGAGAACTGGTATGCGAATCTGTGGAAAATCAAGAAATCCAGTCAAAAAAACCCATTCCCTCAAAACCACAACTCAAACAGCTGCAGTTATTAGATGATCAAGGACCAGAGAGAGAAGATATTAGGAAAAACTATTGCAGTCTTCGTGATGAGACACTTGAATGTAAATCAAGCCAAGAGAAACCACATTCAgtaaatactgaagaaaaaattGGCATTGATATTGATCACACGCAGAGTTACCGAAAACAAATGGAGCAGAGTCGTAGAAAACAGCAGATGGAGATGGAAATTGCCAAGTCTGAGAAGTTTGGCAGTCCTAAAAAAGATGTAGATGAATATGAAAGACGGAGTCTGGTTCACGAGGTAGGCAAACCCCCCCAAGATGTCACTGATGACTCTCCTCccagcaaaaagaaaaggatggaCCACATTGATTTTGATACCTGCACCAAGAGAGAGAGGAATTACAGAAGTTCACGCCAAATCAGTGAAGACTCCGAAAGGACTGGCGGCTCTCCCAGTATCCGGCATGGTTCCTTCCATGAGGAAGACGACCCTGTGGGCTCCCCTAGGCTCATGTCAGTAAAAGGGTCTCCTAAGGCAGATGAAAAAGGTCTCCCCTATTCTAACATAACAGTCAGAGAAGAGTCCTTAAAATTTAATCCTTATGATTCTAGCAGAAGAGAACAGATGGCAGACATGGCCAAAATAAAGCTCTCTGTCTTGAATTCTGAAGATGAACTAAATCGGTGGGATTCTCAAATGAAACAAGATGCCAGCAGATTTGACGTGAGTTTCCCAAACAGCATAATTAAGAGAGAGAGCCTTCGAAAGAGGTCTGTACGTGACTTGGAACCTGGTGAGGTGCCTTCTGATTCTGATGAAGATGGTGAACACAAGTCCCACTCACCCAGAGCCTCTGCTTTATATGAGAGTTCTCGGCTGTCTTTTTTATTGAGGGACAGAGAAGACAAACTACGTGAGCGAGATGAAAGACTCTCTAGTTCTTTAGAAAGGaacaaattttattcttttgcattggATAAGACAATCACACCAGACACCAAGGCTTTGCTTGAAAGAGCTAAATCGCTCTCTTCATCTCGAGAAGAAAATTGGTCTTTCCTTGATTGGGACTCCCGTTTTGCTAATTTTCGAaacaacaaagataaagaaaaggttGACTCTGCTCCAAGACCTATTCCATCCTGGtacatgaaaaagaagaaaattcggactgattcagaaggaaaaatggaTGATAAAAAAGATGATCATaaagaagaagagcaggaaagaCAAGAGTTATTTGCATCTCGTTTTTTACACAGTTCAATCTTTGAACAAGATTCCAAGCGATTGCAGCATctagagagaaaagatgaagaatCAGACTTCATTTCTGGTAGGTTGTATGGGCGGCAGACATCTGATGGAGCAAACAGCACAGCCGATGTGGTTCAAGAGCCAGTAGTTCTTTTCCATAGCAGATTTATGGAACTCACACGAAtgcaacagaaagaaaaggaaaaagaccaaaAACCCAAAGAGGTTGAGAAACAGGAAGATACTGAGGATCCTCCTGAGACCCCAGAATCTGCTACTGAGAGTAAAGAGTCAGAACTGAAGACTCCCCCTCCGATTGGGCCTCCTGCCGTCACAGCTGTAGTTCCAGAGTCCGCATCGTCGTCACTGGAGAAGACTACAGCCAGCGACAAAGCAGGGGAGGTGCCTCTGGTGACAGAAGAGAAGCCCAGGGAGCCGGCCTCCACCTCCGAAGAAGCGAAGCCCGTGTCTGAGCAGGCTGCCACCACTGTGCAGCAGACCCAGCAGGTCGACCTGCCCTCAGCGGTGGACACCAGTAAAGATGCTGCTGGGGCTCCTTTGGCTGTGGAAGAGGACTCATCCGCTGACCAGCTGCCTTATCTGGACACCAAGCCTCCAACTCCCGGGGCCTCATTTTCCCAGGTAGAGGTCACCACGGATCCAGAACCTGATGGTACCCAACCACTTTCAAAACCGACTCAGAAGCCTGAGGAAGCTGATGAGCCAAAAGTGGAAAAGCCAAACTCAGCTGCTAATGTTGAGCCTAGTGCAAATCAGAAAGCTGAAGTTGTCCCTGAGGTCCAGCCTCAGGCTTCTGAAGACACTGAGGTTGATCCTCCAGTTGCTACGAAAGagaaaaagccaaacaaaagCAAGCGTTCCAAGACCCCCATTCAGGCCGCCGCAGCAAGTACCGTGGAGAAGCCTGTCACCAGGAAGAGCGAGCGCATAGACCGGGAGAAGCTTAAGCGGTCCAGTTCTCCTCGGGGAGAAGCACAGAAGCTTTTAGAgttgaagatggaggcagagaagatTACAAGGACCGCCTCTAAAAACTCAGCCGCAGACCCAGAACACCCTGAACCAAGTCTGCCCCTCAGCCGAACGAGGCGCCGGAATGTGAGGAGTGTCTACGCAACCATGGGTGACCACGAGAGCCGCTCTCCCGTCAAGGAGCCCATGGAGCAGCCACGAGTGACCAGGAAGAGACTGGAGCGAGAGCTGCAGGAGGCCGCAGCAGTCCCCACGACCCCAAGGAGGGGGAGGCCTCCGAAAACCCGCCGTCGGGCTGAAGAGGATGAGGAGACCGAGGTGAAAGAACCAGTTGAGACACTCAAACCAGCTGAGGGATGGAGGTCCCCACGAGCCCAAAAATCAGGAGCTGCTGGTGGCCCACaagggaaaagggggaaaaatgagccAAAAGGAGATGCTGAACGTCTGGAAGCGGCCGCTGAGGTGAGCgtgaaagaaaataacacaaaatccAAGGCTGATAAAGAAGAAGCAGGAAGTGAACAAAAACGtgacaaaaaagaaattagcacAGACAGAAATGCACCAGAAGCCCCCGCAGTTGAAGTGGTGGAGAAGAAAACAGCCCCTGAAAAAAACTCCAAGTCAAAGAGAGGAAGATCTCGAAACTCTAGGTCAGCAGTGGACAGATCTGCAAATCTGAAAAACGTGGATACTGGTGTCAGTCCCAGTGTGGCGGCGGGCGCCGCGGGGCTGGCGGGGGAGAAGGAAGCGGAGGTGGTGGCCGGCCCCGCCGAGAAGAGCGAGAGTCCCCAGAAGGAAGGGAGTTTATCATCCCAGTTGAACAGCGATCCGGCCCCTCCGGACAAGGTAgcggaggaggaggaaggtgtgTCTGCCTCTGCGCCGCCCCCGGAACCCAGTCAGTCAGCCAAGCAGACGGAGCTGGAGCAGGCCGTGGAGAACATCGCAAAGCTCACCGAGGCCGCCTCCGCGGCCTTCAAGGCGGCGGCCGCAGGTGCGCCAGAGGGCCTCTCCACCGAGGACGGGGACAAGCCGGCACACCAGGCAAGTGAAACAGAACTGGCTGCAGCCATTGGCTCCATCATCAACGACATTTCTGGGGAGGCAGAGAATTTCCCAGCAGCGGCACCTTACCCCGCCGAATCCCAGACAGATCCACAGGCCCGCTCTCAGGCGCCGCAGCCGCCTGGGGAGGGCATGGAGCCTGAGACCGATGAGGCCGTGTCTGGCATCTTGGAGACCGAAGCTGCTACAGAATCTTCTGGACCACCAGCCAGTGCCCCTGACCCCTCAGCAGACCCAGCAGATACCAAGGAAGCTGGGGGGAACAGCAGCGGAACCTCCCAGCCAGTGCCAGAAGCCAAAGGCTCAAAAGAAGCAGAAGTCACTCTTGCTCGGAAAGAGAAAGGCCGCCAGAAGTCAAGTCGATCACGTCGCAAACGGAATACAAATAAGAAACCGGGGGGCACCGCAGAGACCCACATCCCTGAACCTGACCAAGTTCAATGCAAGAGTCCTGCTACAGATGAGGGGACGGCAGTGCCACCCCCAGAAACTCCACAGGAagagcagcagagagaaaagCCCCAGTGCACTCCGCCTGAGTCCTGTGCTTCGGACCCAAGCGAGACTCCATCCGTTGAGAATCTGCCCCAAGAAAGCGGCGTTGAAGAGAAGACTCCCACCAGAGCGTCTGCGCTCCCAgaccttccccctccctcccagccagcACCAGTGGAGGATGAACCTCAAGCCAGATTCAAGGTGCATTCCATCATTGAAAGTGACCCCGTGACCCCGCCCAGTGACTcaagcacccccacccccacaatccCTTCGGTAACTGCAGCAAAGCTCCCACCCCCTGTTGCCTCTGGGGGGGCCCCACACCAGAGCCCCCCTACTAAGGTCACCGAGTGGATCACCAGGCAGGAGGAGCCTCGGGCTCAGTCCACCCCGTCTCCAGCTCTTCCCCCAGACACAAAAGCTTCCGACATCGACACCAGCTCCAGTACGCTGAGGAAGATCCTTATGGACCCCAAGTACGTCTCCGCCACTGGCATCACTTCCACGAGTGTCACGGCCGCCATCGCGGAGCCTGTCAGCGCTGCCCCTTGCCTGCATGAGTTACCGCCCCTGCCTCCAGTTGAGCCCAAAAAGCCACCTTTAGAAGAGAAACCAGCAGCTCCAGCACCCAACACCTCTGACACACAGGCCCCAGAGGTTCCAGTAGCCGCGGAAAAGGAAAAGGTGGCTCCAGTCATTGCTCCCAAAATTACTTCTGTGATTAGCCGGATGCCCGTGAGCATCGATTTGGAGAACTCACAAAAGATAACTCTGGCAAAGCCAGCTCCTCAAACCCTGACCGGCCTGGTGAGTGCTCTGACGGGCCTGGTGAACGTCTCCTTGGTCCCCGTGAACGCCCTGACCGGCCCCGTGAATGCCCTGAAGGGCCCCGTGAAGGGCTCAGTGGCCACTCTGAAAGGCCTGGTGAACACTCCTGCCGGCCCCGTGAACGTCCTCAAGGGGCCAGTGAATGTTCTCACGGGGCCGGTGAACGTGCTCGCCGCTCCGGTGAACGCCGCCGCGGGCACGGTGAACGCCGCCGCCGTGGGCACGGTGAACGCCGCCGCGGGTGCCATGAATGCGGGCGCGGTGACCGTCACAGCGGGTGCAGTGACTGCCGCATCTGGCAGCGCGACCGCCACCAGCACAGGCGCGGTGACGGTGGCAGGCGCGGTGGTGACGCCGTCGGCAAAGGGCAAGCCCAGACCCAGCACTAACGAGAACAGTCGGTTCCACCCAGGGTCTATGTCTGTGATCGACGACCGCCCGGCAGACGCGGGCTCTGGCGCCGGGCTGCGTGTGAACACGTCTGAAGGGGTCGTGCTGCTGAGCTACTCAGGGCAGAAGACAGAAGGCCCGCAGCGGATCAGCGCCAAGATCAGCCAGATCCCCCCGGCCAGTGCCATGGACATCGAATTCCAGCAGTCGGTGTCCAAGTCCCAGGTCAAGCCTGATTCTGTGGCCCCGTCACAGCCTTCACCCAAGGGCCCCCAGGCTCCTTCGGGCTTTGCCAATGTGGCCACTCACTCGACTCTGGTACTGACTGCCCAGACGTATAACGCGTCTCCCGTGATTTCATCCGTGAAGGCTGACCGTCCGTCCCTGGAGAAGCCTGAGCCCATCCACCTCTCCGTGTCCGCACCTGTCACCCAGGGTGGCACGGTGAAGGTTCTCACCCAGGGCATAAACACGCCCCCAGTGCTGGTTCACAACCAGCTGGTCCTCACCCCAAGCATCGTCACCACTAATAAAAAGCTTGCTGACCCCGTCACCCTCAAAATAGAGACCAAGGTCCTCCAGCCAGCGAATCTGGGGTCCGCTCTCAATCCCCACCACCCTCCTGCTCTGCCCAGCAAGCTGCCTGCAGAAGTGAACCACGTCGCCTCGGGGCCCAGCACCCCGACAGATCGAACGGTCTCCCATTTGGCAGCCACAAAGCCAGATGCACATTCTCCTCGACCCAGTGGGCCTGCTCCGTCCCCGTTCCCGAGAGCGTGCCACCCTAGCAGCACCACGTCCACGGCTCTCTCCACTAATGCCACGGTCATGCTGGCGGCAGGCATTCCTGTGCCTCAGTTCATCTCCAGCATACACCCGGAGCAGTCTGTCATCATGCCGCCCCACAGCATCACCCAGACTGTGTCCCTTAGCCACCTGTCCCAGGGCGAGGTGAGAATGAACACGCCCACGCTGCCCAGCATCACCTACAGCATCCGGCCGGAGACGCTTCACTCGCCGCGGGCCCCTCTGCAGCCGCAGCAGATAGAGGTCAGGGCCCCGCAGCGTGCGGGCACACCGCAGCCGGCCGCAGCTGGTGTGCCGGCCCTGGCCCCCCAGCACCCTCCGGAGGAAGAAGTGCATTATCACCTCCCTGTTGCTCGGGCTGCGGCCCCCGTGCAGTCGGAGGTGCTGGTCATGCAGTCCGAGTACCGACTGCACCCGTACACCGTGCCCCGGGACGTGAGGATCATGGTGCATCCGCACGTGACGGCCGTCAGCGAGCAGCCCCGGGCGGCAGACGGGGTGGTGAAGGGGCCGCCGGCCAGCAAGGTGCCGCAGCAGCCCGGGAAGGACGCGGCCAAGACGGCGGAAGCCAAAGCGGCCCCGGCCCCCGCGCCCCACGGGGAGGCCCGCATCCTCACGGTCACCCCCAGCAACCAGCTGCAGGGGCTGCCTCTGACCCCACCTGTGGTGGTGACGCACGGCGTGCAGATCGTGCACTCCAGTGGGGAGCTGTTCCAGGAGTACAGATACGGAGACATCCGCACCTACCACGGCCCCGCTCAGCTCACGCACACTCAGTTTCCGGCCGCCGCCTCCATCGGTCTGCCTCCTCGGACCAAGGCTGCCGCTCAG GGCCCAGCTCCTGAAGGTGAGCCCTTGCAGCCCACTCAGCCCGCACAGTCTACACAGCCTGCCCAGCCCGTGCAGTCCGCACAGCCTGCCCAGCCCACGCAGCCCTCCCAGCTTGGCCAGCCGGGCCAGCCACCAAGCAGCAAGATGCCTCAGGTCTCCCAGGAGGCGAAGGGGACCCAGACAGGAGTAGAACAGCCTCGCCTCCCAACCGTACCTGCAGCCAGGCCAGCCGAGCCTCATGCCCAGGTTCAGAGGGCGCAGGCAGAAACCAGCCAGACCTCCTACCCCTCCCCCGTGTCCGTCTCCATGAAGCCTGACCTCccggcccctctccctgctcaggctGCCCCAAAGCAGCCGTTGTTTGTCCCCACAACCTCAAGCCCCAGCACCCCTCCAGGACTGGCTCTGACGCACACCGAAGCCCAGCCCGCTCCCAAACCAGATTCTTCTCCACACTTGACTTCCCAGAGGCCTGTGGATATGGTCCAGCTCCTGAAG AAGTACCCCATCGTGTGGCAGGGCCTGCTGGCCCTCAAGAACGACACGGCTGCCGTGCAGCTCCACTTCGTCTCTGGCAACAACGTTCTGGCCCATCGCTCTCTGCCCCTGTCTGAAGGAGGCCCCCCGCTGAGGATCGCCCAGAGGATGCGGCTGGAGGCCTCACAGCTGGAAGGGGTTGCCCGAAGGATGACG GTGGAGACAGATTACTGTCTGCTGCTGGCTCTGCCCTGCGGCCGTGACCAGGAGGATGTCGTGAGCCAGACCGAGTCCCTCAAGGCGGCCTTCATCACCTATCTGCAGGCCAAGCAGGCGGCAGGGATCATCAACGTTCCCAACCCTGGCTCCAATCAG cccgcCTATGTGCTGCAGATCTTCCCGCCCTGCGAGTTCTCCGAGAGCCACCTGTCCCGTCTGGCCCCCGACCTCCTTGCCAGCGTCTCCAACATTTCTCCCCACCTCATGATTGTCATCGCCTCCGTGTGA